The genomic DNA CCCGCCCCCAAATCCTCTTGATTTCTTCCAGTACAAATGATAATATCTGCCCTCACAGGAAGCGGTTAATCCCAATATTTCCCATCTCAATTGGGAAGAGACAACAGGAGTAAAATATGAACATTCATGAGTTTCAGGCAAAGTCGTTATTTTCGCAATACGGGATACCGGTCCCTTTTGGAAAGGCCGTATACTCTGTTGATGAGGCTGAGCAGGTTGCCAAGGAAATCAAGACTGATGTTGCTGTTGTCAAGGCCCAGATACACGCTGGTGGAAGGGGAAAGGCAGGCGGCGTCAAGCTTGCCAAAGATAAGAAGGATGTCGGAAAGTTCGCCAATGAGATTTTGGGCAAGGTGCTTGTAACCCATCAGACAGGCCCTGAAGGCAGGTGTGTCAGGAAGTTGCTGGTTGAAGAGGGTGTCAATATCGCGAAGGAGCTTTACCTGAGTCTCCTCGTGGACAGGACATACAGCCGGCCTGTCTTCATTACAAGCCTCGAAGGCGGGATGGAGATAGAAGAGGTTGCGGCACGGACACCGGAGAAGGTCATTAAAGAATACATTGACCCCTGTGCCGGCTTCCAGCAGTTCAACGGCCGCAATATGGCCTTCAAACTTGGCCTGGAGCCGGATATCATTAAGCAGTTTGTATCAATGGCAGGGAAGCTGTACAGGTTGTTTGTGGAAAAAGGGGCATCACTCGTTGAAATAAACCCCCTTGTCATTACAAAGGACAACAGGCTAATTGCACTCGATGCAAAAATCAGCTTCGACGACAATTCATTGTTCAGGCACGAGGACATCAAGGCATTCCGTGACCTTGATGAGGAAGAAGAGCTTGAGATTGAGGCATCAAAACACGGGCTGAACTATGTCAAGTTAAACGGCAACATAGGCTGTATGGTAAACGGTGCCGGGCTTGCAATGGCAACGATGGATGTTATAAAGCTCGCAGGGAGTGAGCCGGCAAACTTCCTCGATGTAGGCGGCGGCGCATCAAAAGAGACAGTAAAGCACGCCTTT from Nitrospirota bacterium includes the following:
- the sucC gene encoding ADP-forming succinate--CoA ligase subunit beta; its protein translation is MNIHEFQAKSLFSQYGIPVPFGKAVYSVDEAEQVAKEIKTDVAVVKAQIHAGGRGKAGGVKLAKDKKDVGKFANEILGKVLVTHQTGPEGRCVRKLLVEEGVNIAKELYLSLLVDRTYSRPVFITSLEGGMEIEEVAARTPEKVIKEYIDPCAGFQQFNGRNMAFKLGLEPDIIKQFVSMAGKLYRLFVEKGASLVEINPLVITKDNRLIALDAKISFDDNSLFRHEDIKAFRDLDEEEELEIEASKHGLNYVKLNGNIGCMVNGAGLAMATMDVIKLAGSEPANFLDVGGGASKETVKHAFQILLADKNVKGVFVNIFGGIVRCERIAGGIMEAAKEVKLTVPLVVRLDGTNAKEGLEMLRSSGLNLEVASTIWEGAQKIVKLAGSSK